Proteins encoded together in one Lathyrus oleraceus cultivar Zhongwan6 chromosome 5, CAAS_Psat_ZW6_1.0, whole genome shotgun sequence window:
- the LOC127081496 gene encoding uncharacterized mitochondrial protein AtMg00810-like, whose translation MGFMRYFLGMKVARSKNGIVVSQQKYILDLLKETGMCGCRPAVSVVSQFMHSPFEKHLEAVYRILRYLKGNTGKGLFFKKTSERNVFIFIGADWAGSVTDRRSTSRYCTYVWGNLVTWRSKKQGVEERSSAEAEFRVMS comes from the exons ATGGGATTCATGAGATATTTTCTAGGTATGAAGGTTGCTAGGTCAAAGAATGGTATTGTGGTTTCACAACAGAAATACATTCTAGACTTGTTGAAAGAAACAGGAATGTGTGGATGTCGTCCTGCAG TTAGTGTAGTGAGTCAATTTATGCATTCTCCTTTCGAGAAACATCTTGAGGCAGTCTATAGGATACTGAGATATTTGAAGGGAAATACTGGAAAAGGATTATTTTTTAAGAAGACTAGTGAAAGAAATGTGTTTATCTTCATTGGTGCCGATTGGGCAGGTTCAGTGACAGATAGAAGATCAACCTCTAGATATTGTACCTATGTTTGGGGTAATCTTGTGACATGGaggagcaagaaacaaggagttGAAGAAAGGAGTAGTGCAGAGGCCGAGTTTAGAGTTATGTCTTAA